From a single Oncorhynchus tshawytscha isolate Ot180627B linkage group LG33, Otsh_v2.0, whole genome shotgun sequence genomic region:
- the scaf4a gene encoding SR-related and CTD-associated factor 4 — protein MDAVNAFNHELFSLMDMKPPISRAKMISITKSAIKAMKLYKHVVQIVEKFIKKCKPEYKVAGLYVVDSIVRQSRHQFGMDKDVFGPRFTKNITGTFENLCLCPTEERSKIVRVLNLWQKNGVFKMEIIQPLLDMATSGSSSVADTEMDDPDPGFPSSPSPVKGKVTSVTENTVVAPVSQLQNSDAFAAVAQLFQSSKGQQLQHIFQNFQQNPSKPQTHPFPPQTHSHPQPQPHPQPHPQPHPQPHLQAQPHPQPHLQAQPHPHPQPHPQPHPQPQPHPQPHLQAQPHPHPHPQAQPHPQPHLQAQPHPQPHLQAQPHPQPHLQAQPHPQPQHQAQPHHQAQPQPPANLHHLHSQLHLQSLTPALGTTAQRHPLPSSELSQQKTAFDKVATLLDRFDYDDEPEGTDESKKDQTSFTQQPPGFPQHFQQHMMGMVQDLTRQISLPPNGQLQGYGLLPGQAYPGMVVPPGQPLPGTGPPGFPGGFPPNKDAFGQHVGQQEQDMNMDLDPPSMKDGRHRPDGRKSPSGSRSPKRRRSRSISRTHRSRDRRRHSPRSRSQERREREKEKEKERERRQKGLPQPKADTLSVCSTTLWVGQLDKRTQQQDVACLLEEFGQIDSINMIPPRGCAYIVMVHRQDAFRALQKLSRGSYKVNQKAIKIAWALNKGIKAELKLYWDVELGVTFIPWAKIRQDQLEDVREGGTLDPDTLDPEWRSVQNNQETPEEFRQNGRSEPLATVEDTAGTAPVDAPVQVHPVQVQSMGGVGSLQQHPSFPPGPGPPGGPPMGLPPPSFPPGVPPGPPPSFMRPGPRFNPMQMMPPGFLPPGSMPLGPSGPPPSAAGGVGVVELSLDPAGLGNQVPGPPGGSPGGPIPLSGGLLGARPGMIPLQRPPVHSPGPVLPPPHMQRFPPPHGGPHGPHPPRGPPHHNMPPQMMPPNRGPHPHMIHHDGPPLPPGGPRGFGMGMPPSHPMRGPFPPHGPLPGGPPPPFMRGGPRGPDGPEEIEGRGPFRGERPGFRDRDPDRERERDWERDRERFGGGGRRFG, from the exons tgtAAGCCGGAGTACAAGGTGGCAGGTCTATATGTTGTAGACTCCATCGTCCGACAGTCCCGTCATCAGTTTGGCATGGACAAGGACGTGTTCGGGCCACGGTTCACCAAGAACATCACGGGAACGTTTGagaacctctgtctctgtcccactgAAGAACGG AGTAAGATAGTGCGTGTGTTGAATCTGTGGCAAAAGAATGGTGTGTTTAAGATGGAGATCATCCAGCCTCTTCTAGATATGGCGACATCTGGTTCCAGCAGTGTTGCAGACACCGAGATGGACGACCCAGACCCAG GTTTCCCCTCATCCCCGTCACCAGTAAAGGGTAAGGTCACCTCAGTAACGGAAAACACTGTTGTGGCGCCTGTCTCTCAGCTTCAGAACTCTGACGCGTTCGCCGCTGTCGCTCAGCTCTTCCAGTCCTCAAAGGGACAACAg cTTCAACACATTTTCCAGAACTTTCAACAAAATCCGTCAAAGCCTCAGACTCATCCCTTCCCACCCCAGACCCACAGCCACCCCCAGCCTCAACCCCATCCTCAACCCCATCCTCAACCCCATCCCCAGCCGCATCTCCAGGCTCAACCCCATCCTCAGCCGCATCTCCAGGCTCAACCCCATCCCCATCCTCAACCCCATCCCCAGCCGCATCCCCAGCCTCAACCCCACCCTCAGCCGCATCTCCAGGCTCAACCCCACCCTCACCCGCATCCCCAGGCTCAACCCCACCCTCAGCCGCATCTCCAGGCTCAGCCCCACCCTCAGCCGCATCTCCAGGCTCAACCCCACCCTCAGCCGCATCTCCAGGCTCAACCCCATCCTCAACCCCAGCACCAGGCTCAACCCCATCACCAGGCTCAACCCCAGCCTCCAGccaacctccaccacctccactccCAGCTCCATCTCCAGTCCCTGACCCCCGCCCTGGGTACGACCGCTCAGcgacaccccctcccctccagcgAGCTCAGCCAGCAGAAAACAGCGTTTGACAAGGTGGCT ACGCTGTTGGACCGTTTTGACTATGACGATGAGCCTGAGGGAACCGACGAATCAAAGAAGGACCAGACGTCTTT TACCCAGCAGCCTCCGGGTTTCCCCCAGCACTTTCAACAACACATGATGGGCATGG TCCAAGACCTCACACGCCAG ATATCTCTGCCTCCTAACGGTCAGCTCCAGGGCTATGGTTTGCTGCCGGGCCAGGCCTACCCAGGAATGGTGGTTCCTCCAGGCCAGCCCCTCCCTGGTACAGGACCTCCAGGCTTCCCTGGGGGATTCCCTCCAAACAAGGACGCCTTTGGCCAACACGTGGGCCAGCAGGAACAG GATATGAATATGGACCTGGACCCTCCCTCCATGAAGGATGGAAGACACCGACCAGATGGCAGGAAGTCACCATCGGGATCTAG gtctcctaAGAGGAGGCGGTCGCGGTCCATCTCTAGAACACACCGGTCCAGAGACCGCCGCAGACACTCCCCACGGTCACGCTCCCAGGaacgcagggagagagagaaggagaaggagaaggagagggagagacgacagaaaggactgccacagccCAAGGCTGACACGCTGAGCG tgtgTAGTACCACTCTGTGGGTGGGTCAGCTGGACAAGAGAACCCAGCAGCAGGATGTAGCCTGTCTACTGGAGGAGTTTGGACAGATAGACTCCATCAAC atgATTCCTCCTCGAGGTTGTGCGTACATCGTCATGGTCCACAGACAGGATGCATTCAGAGCTCTGCAGAAACTCAGCAGAGGATCCTACAAAGTCAACCAGAAAGCCATCAAG ATTGCGTGGGCCTTGAATAAAGGGATCAAGGCGGAGTTGAAGCTGTACTGGGATGTGGAGCTGGGCGTTACCTTCATCCCCTGGGCGAAGATACGACAGGACCAGCTAGAGGacgtcagagagggagggacgctGGACCCAGACACGCTGGACCCAG AGTGGAGGAGTGTTCAGAACAACCAGGAGACACCAGAGGAGTTCAGACAAAATGGCCGCTCTGAGCCGTTAGCCACGGTGGAGGACACCGCTGGGACCGCACCTGTAGACGCTCCTGTACAG GTGCATCCGGTCCAGGTGCAGTCGATGGGAGGTGTAGGTTCTCTCCAGCAGCACCCCTCCTTCCCCCCTGGGCCTGGCCCTCCTGGTGGTCCCCCCATGGGCctgcctcccccttccttccccccTGGTGTCCCGCCCGgacctcctccctccttcatgaGACCGGGACCAAGGTTCAACCCCATGCAGATGATGCCACCAG gtttCCTTCCGCCTGGGTCGATGCCATTGGGCCCCTCTGGCCCCCCTCCCTCAGCAGCAGGGGGTGTAGGGGTAGTTGAACTGTCTCTGGATCCAGCCGGCCTGG GTAACCAGGTGCCTGGTCCTCCAGGGGGCTCACCAGGCGGTCCCATCCCGCTGTCTGGAGGTCTTCTTGGGGCTCGCCCCGGCATGATTCCCCTCCAGCGCCCCCCAGTCCACTCTCCTGGTCCGGTCCTCCCCCCACCTCACATGCAGCGCTTCCCTCCTCCCCACGGTGGCCCACATGGCCCCCACCCCCCTCGGGGCCCTCCCCACCACAACATGCCACCCCAGATGATGCCACCCAACAGGGGCCCCCACCCTCACATGATCCACCACGATGGCCCCCCTCTGCCGCCCGGGGGCCCACGTGGGTTTGGGATGGGCATGCCCCCTTCCCATCCCATGAGGGGTCCCTTCCCTCCCCACGGGCCTCTCCCTGGGGGGCCCCCACCACCCTTCATGAGGGGGGGCCCTCGAGGGCCAGATGGGCCGGAGGAGATTGAGGGAAGGGGGCCCTTCAGGGGGGAGAGACCTGGGTTTAGGGACAGGgatccagacagggagagagagagggactgggagagggatagggagaggtttGGTGGAGGGGGGAGGCGGtttggg